A stretch of Lentibacillus sp. JNUCC-1 DNA encodes these proteins:
- a CDS encoding cytosolic protein — protein sequence MSLRQTVAKYFTNHAETRERHDDPALVSHYYKTTKDKAMAKLEEMFSDQQLYDLNAISKEHGEISVYTKKGRKVFIIVTVIMVRPFQTAIDFSVTSESALPFDFGHSNKIIQQLYAQIDQHFTPLDRN from the coding sequence ATGTCCTTGCGCCAAACGGTTGCTAAATATTTCACAAATCACGCTGAAACACGGGAGCGTCATGATGATCCTGCGCTCGTATCCCATTACTATAAAACAACAAAAGACAAAGCCATGGCCAAATTGGAAGAAATGTTTTCAGACCAGCAGCTTTATGACCTGAATGCCATTTCCAAGGAACACGGAGAAATCAGTGTTTATACAAAAAAAGGCCGGAAAGTATTTATTATTGTAACTGTGATTATGGTCAGGCCTTTTCAGACGGCGATCGACTTCTCAGTTACATCAGAATCTGCCCTGCCTTTTGACTTCGGCCACAGTAACAAGATCATTCAACAGCTCTATGCTCAAATTGATCAGCATTTTACACCATTGGACCGAAACTAA
- the dnaI gene encoding primosomal protein DnaI, with protein sequence MKKIQSALHKWMKDNESFKENYTNMKQNVLNDPEIKQFLDGHPELSDAVIEKNLIKLYEFSTQSKQCDRCSSFGSCINIIKGYSPVLHVDQGDIHLSYEKCHSMLAHERTAKQQQLIQSLYVPKEILSASVDDLDPDATRSEAITAALTFLNKAKTELPSKGIFFSGPFGVGKTYFLGAVANKLKDIGISSMLIYMPEFVREMKTSIKDDSINEKIEHFKKADVLMLDDIGAETQSAWFRDEILGSILQYRMMERLPVFFTSNYTLKQLQEQLAFSNRGGVEEVKAGRVIERIRQVSREVEIYGPNRREE encoded by the coding sequence ATGAAGAAAATCCAGTCCGCCTTACACAAATGGATGAAGGATAACGAAAGTTTTAAAGAAAATTATACAAATATGAAACAAAACGTACTGAATGACCCAGAAATCAAGCAGTTTCTCGATGGTCACCCTGAATTAAGTGATGCCGTTATTGAAAAAAATCTAATCAAACTGTACGAATTCAGCACGCAATCCAAACAATGTGACAGGTGCTCATCGTTTGGATCTTGTATTAACATCATAAAGGGGTATTCGCCGGTATTGCACGTGGATCAGGGCGATATTCATTTATCCTATGAAAAATGTCATTCAATGCTTGCACATGAACGAACAGCCAAACAGCAACAACTGATCCAGAGTCTTTATGTGCCAAAAGAAATTCTGTCTGCATCAGTAGACGATTTGGATCCTGATGCAACGAGAAGTGAGGCTATCACAGCAGCATTAACATTTTTAAACAAAGCGAAAACAGAGTTGCCATCCAAGGGGATTTTTTTCTCGGGTCCATTCGGGGTGGGAAAAACGTATTTTCTTGGGGCGGTAGCTAATAAGCTAAAAGATATTGGCATCTCCTCCATGCTCATTTACATGCCAGAGTTCGTCCGGGAGATGAAGACCTCTATCAAAGACGATTCAATTAATGAGAAGATTGAACACTTTAAGAAAGCGGATGTGTTGATGCTTGACGATATCGGTGCGGAAACCCAATCTGCTTGGTTCAGAGATGAAATTCTTGGCAGTATTTTACAATACCGGATGATGGAGCGGCTTCCCGTATTCTTTACATCCAATTATACCTTGAAGCAATTACAAGAACAGCTTGCTTTTTCTAACCGAGGCGGTGTGGAAGAGGTTAAAGCAGGGCGTGTGATCGAACGCATCCGGCAAGTTAGTCGAGAAGTGGAGATTTATGGTCCAAATCGACGCGAAGAATAG
- the nrdR gene encoding transcriptional regulator NrdR produces the protein MKCSNCDSKSTKVLDSRPIEEGRAIRRRRECENCGFRFTTFERIEEVPLIVVKKDGNRQEFSRQKITGGLIKACEKRPVPIETIENIALQCEKELRSSGNSEVHSDDIGKLVMTHLSDVDEVAYVRFASVYRQFKDLSVFLDELTDLIKTDKHEN, from the coding sequence ATGAAATGTTCAAATTGCGATTCTAAAAGTACAAAAGTGCTTGACTCTCGCCCGATTGAAGAAGGGAGAGCGATCCGAAGACGACGCGAGTGTGAAAATTGCGGATTCCGCTTTACAACATTCGAACGGATTGAAGAAGTCCCGCTTATTGTTGTGAAAAAGGACGGTAATCGACAGGAATTCAGCAGACAAAAGATTACAGGGGGGCTAATTAAGGCATGTGAAAAACGGCCTGTTCCAATTGAAACGATTGAAAATATAGCCCTTCAATGTGAGAAAGAATTGCGCAGCTCAGGAAATTCTGAAGTACACAGTGATGACATAGGAAAGCTGGTTATGACCCACTTATCAGATGTTGATGAGGTGGCATACGTCCGGTTTGCCTCTGTTTACCGTCAGTTCAAGGACCTAAGTGTTTTCCTGGATGAGTTGACGGACTTGATTAAAACAGACAAGCATGAGAACTGA
- a CDS encoding replication initiation and membrane attachment family protein, with protein MNAIGKLLPVDGYAVKLNATMPVNYTMALSHLYQPLIGIEATALYFTLAEDRHIQRNNTPQTHHTLMSYLNLPLDRIYRARLKLEAIGLLKTYKAKSEQMVYLYELQPPFSPSNFFNDAMLAQLLYHHIGEERFKRLKHQFITQPSFNVERDITASFQDVFQTFVPDGKAIVNEGDAEASAASPPLENVDFSWMRRMLKQRMIPVNQVLTPQNKTLIAQMMSVYGLTQLDLEKALLWALTEDNHIDASEFQTACHDLFKATYPNQPVQLAEKELSATEEREVTEPPATKEEQLVQRLETMSPKELLEDFSSGGRHPNKI; from the coding sequence ATGAATGCTATTGGTAAATTATTGCCTGTTGACGGTTACGCTGTAAAATTAAATGCTACGATGCCGGTTAACTATACGATGGCGTTAAGTCATTTATACCAGCCACTGATCGGCATAGAGGCAACAGCATTATATTTCACACTGGCAGAAGACAGGCACATCCAAAGAAATAACACACCCCAAACACATCATACGCTGATGAGTTATTTAAATCTGCCTCTGGACCGGATATACCGGGCCAGATTAAAACTGGAAGCGATCGGGCTTTTAAAGACATATAAAGCGAAGTCGGAACAGATGGTGTACCTGTATGAGCTTCAGCCGCCTTTCTCCCCATCAAATTTTTTTAATGATGCGATGCTGGCCCAATTGTTATACCATCATATTGGTGAAGAGCGATTCAAACGTTTGAAACACCAATTTATCACTCAGCCGTCATTTAATGTGGAAAGAGACATAACGGCATCATTCCAGGATGTTTTTCAGACGTTCGTACCGGATGGTAAAGCAATCGTCAATGAAGGAGATGCAGAAGCTTCAGCAGCTTCACCACCTTTGGAGAATGTGGATTTCTCTTGGATGAGACGAATGTTGAAGCAACGCATGATACCGGTTAACCAGGTTTTGACGCCTCAAAATAAAACACTCATCGCTCAAATGATGTCCGTGTACGGCCTTACCCAGCTTGATTTGGAAAAGGCTTTGTTATGGGCGCTTACAGAAGATAATCATATTGACGCATCCGAATTCCAAACCGCGTGCCATGATTTATTTAAAGCAACCTATCCAAACCAGCCGGTCCAGCTCGCCGAAAAAGAATTAAGCGCAACTGAGGAAAGAGAAGTAACAGAACCACCCGCCACAAAAGAGGAACAACTTGTCCAAAGACTGGAAACCATGTCCCCGAAAGAATTGCTTGAAGACTTCTCGAGCGGGGGCAGGCATCCGAACAAGATATGA
- a CDS encoding DnaD domain protein, protein MKIIAEVMTSQNLPAPVMNVLIHYVLLQTDMRLTKNYLAKIASHWSRAKLKNAQEAMKFAKDQLNKRTAYQNKQKNNRKSYNKEVVPDWFRERQQQNPSQPSAKDSDKLDDAKEREKLAAMLKEFSEGS, encoded by the coding sequence ATGAAAATCATAGCAGAAGTTATGACGTCACAGAATTTGCCGGCACCTGTGATGAACGTGTTGATCCACTATGTATTGCTGCAAACCGATATGAGGTTGACTAAGAATTATCTTGCTAAAATTGCGAGTCACTGGTCACGCGCAAAACTTAAGAATGCTCAAGAGGCCATGAAATTTGCCAAAGATCAGTTGAATAAACGAACGGCATACCAAAACAAGCAGAAAAACAACCGGAAGTCTTACAATAAAGAAGTGGTTCCAGACTGGTTTAGAGAACGACAACAGCAGAATCCTTCACAGCCATCTGCCAAAGACTCCGATAAATTGGATGATGCTAAGGAAAGAGAGAAGCTGGCAGCCATGCTGAAAGAGTTCTCTGAAGGAAGCTAG
- the ytxC gene encoding sporulation protein YtxC, with product MFEVYFKSDQEVISFCEFLFRHNKKIALHWQTEEDWGHRISFNDNMPTVERLDTISKSMVDVFIEHRLSRMINDIIHYNFYYTRTVEMERILALTHWIFFGEDEDSQRVKNYKDPAQVIKTIFLTNIKESTTVHFDSIVNFRFQVFKDQLIHYVGLAIDEFKREEEHQAFVHTLREYVKQKATTYPVLHVVQGKDFMFYKPSGKKFSAMELRMIMHKEPLYIVGLDKNEYNLAPLITLAPEKVRIYGDDPSEAKTLTVINVFQERAHFEPLENFPFALELEN from the coding sequence TTGTTTGAAGTTTATTTCAAATCGGATCAGGAGGTCATCAGTTTTTGTGAATTTTTATTCCGGCATAATAAAAAGATAGCACTTCACTGGCAGACTGAGGAGGATTGGGGTCATCGCATTTCATTTAATGACAATATGCCAACTGTAGAACGATTGGATACGATATCTAAGTCAATGGTTGACGTGTTTATCGAACACCGGTTATCCAGAATGATTAACGATATTATCCATTACAACTTTTACTACACGCGCACCGTTGAAATGGAACGCATTCTTGCATTGACACACTGGATCTTCTTTGGGGAGGATGAAGACAGTCAGCGTGTCAAAAATTATAAGGATCCGGCTCAGGTAATCAAGACAATCTTCCTGACGAATATTAAGGAGTCAACGACGGTTCATTTCGATTCAATCGTTAATTTTCGTTTTCAAGTCTTTAAAGACCAGCTCATCCATTATGTCGGACTGGCCATTGATGAATTTAAACGGGAAGAGGAGCATCAGGCATTTGTTCATACTTTAAGAGAATATGTGAAGCAAAAAGCGACCACATACCCGGTGCTTCATGTTGTACAAGGCAAGGATTTTATGTTTTATAAGCCAAGCGGGAAGAAGTTTTCCGCTATGGAGCTGCGCATGATTATGCATAAAGAGCCCTTATATATTGTAGGACTTGATAAAAATGAATATAATCTTGCCCCTTTAATTACACTGGCGCCTGAGAAAGTCAGAATTTACGGAGATGACCCTTCCGAAGCAAAAACGCTAACAGTCATTAATGTGTTTCAGGAACGTGCGCATTTTGAACCGCTGGAAAACTTTCCTTTTGCACTTGAGCTGGAAAATTAA